AAGGGAACGATCTAATGAAACTCTTGCTACATATGATTTTGCCCCATGATTTTGATACGAGCATAAACCTAGCTACGGATTTTCCAGGCAATCGGTTAAGAATCTCGATCACTAGATCCAGAGGAACAACAAtgtttctcctcctcctcctcctccttttgcAAAGAGGGAGACTTCTTCTCAACATCCCTTTATCTCCACAGCTTCTTTTTCTGCTCTAGATATTGACTTATGTATATcgtttagagagagagaaagagagagagagaggcagcAGTAGGGTTATTAAGCTTACCACCAACCGGTTTTGATGGACTAATTCAAATCCAAAGTCTTGGTTCAAGCGGTTtagtccggttttcaaaacacttgTACTATTAAAAATTGTATATCTATTTACTAATTTTGTCACGTAAACCCTCTAAACGTCAACCTTTCCTCGATTTAGAATTACAAAACGGCAGCACGTTTACATGCTCTAGGGTTTTCGCCTAAAAAACGTTTTGTGTTGTATGTGTATGAAGAAGAGGACAAAGAAAACGTGTTCACTTGTTTTCTTCTCTCCGCCATGGAAACACAAACGATGATGAAGCTTACTAATGTAAACATGAAGTCAGACTCGCTTCCGGTTGATCTCGTGATGGAGATACTCAAACGGCTGCCGGTTAAAACCCTTATCCGGTTCCTTTCCGTATCTAAGCTATGGGCTTCCACCATCCGCAGTCGAGATTTTATGAAGTTATTCCTGAACGTGTCTTTGACTAGACCTAAAGGTCTCCTCTTCTTGTTCAGACATGGATACTGCGGACTGGCTCTTTACCCTAAAACGCATGAaccatcttcttttaccacttTCCACGTGAGTTTCCACTCCTCACAATGGTCCACCGTTTCTCCTTCTGTCCACGGTTTGATTTGCTATGCACAAGCCACTACACTTGTGATATATAACCCTTGCACTAGACGATCCATTGCCTTGCCTGAGATCGATACATGGAGGAGACCCATACGCTACTACTTGGGCCATGATCCCATGGAGAATGATTATAAAGTGTTGTGCGCCATGTTAGGAGGTACTCGCGATTTAGTTAAGGAGTTTCGGGTTTTGACACTGGGAACGGAGAGCTCATGGAAGATGATTGAAAATAATCTCATTTCTCACGCTCCATTCGGACGAGAGCTGTGTATAAATGGTGTTTTATATTATCAAGGGACTGATGCAAGGACGTATGATTTGACAATCGTGAGTTTTAATGTTAGGTCAGAAAAAATTTATCCTATCAAAGGACCTAGTGGTAGTAGTGTTTTTATGCACTTTGAGTCTTCAAAGTTGATAAGCTACGAGGAAAAGCTAGCTGTCCTCTTCTTTGCAAAGGACGTTCGATTGTGTGTATTAGAAGATGCTGCTAAGGAGGAATGGTCGATGAAGACTTTTGTTTTATCTACAGCAATCTCGGCTTTGAACGGGTATGGAAACTCTCGATCCACTGTGACTGACACGGGTGAGATTATAACTGCACCACGTTTTTTGCATGCATCAGTAGTTAACCTCGACTATTATGATATGAAGACAAGTAGTGAGCGAACAGTTTATATACTTGGAAACAAAACAGAGGATACCGTCTATTATGTGGAGTCTCTCTCATCTAACCTGGTAGAGAATCTCATGTTTTTGTAAGATCATGTAAACAGTATTTTGTTCTTTAGTTTCTATTTGCTTTCATTTTTATTGAATAGTGTCCTGAAAGGAACAGAGTTCTTCAAAACACATAGAGATGGAGTCGCTTGTTATCTAATAAGTCAATCTTGTCAAAGGTGTAAGAAGAGATTCAGGTTCTAAGATTATGTATACTGTAGTAGATTTGTTATGTATTGGATTGGTTGTTTTTAGAAATCGTATTTACTAACTTTTGTTAAGTAAACCCTGAAACGTCAAGCTTTTCTTGGTTCACAATTCCAAAACGGCAGCACGTTTACAATCCTCTAGGGTTTTACCCTTGTTGGATGTATATAAAGAAGAAGGCAGATCGCAAAAATAAACGTGTTCATTCGTTTCTTCTCTCAGCCATGGAAACACAAATGATGAAGCTTACCAAGGGAAGCGTCAAGACAGATTTGCTTCCACTTGATCTCATGATAGAGATACTCAAGCGATTGCCGGTTAAAACCCTAATCCGGTTCATATCCGTATCTAAGCTTTGGGCTTCTATCATCCGCAGCCGAGATTTTATGAAGTTATTCATGGATGTGTCTTTGACTAGACCGAAAGGTCTCCTCTTCTTGTTCGGACGTAGTGGATCCTGCGGATTGGTTCTTTCCCAAAACACGCACGAATCATCTCTTGTTACAATTTTCCGTGTGAGTTGCTACTCTCCACGGTATACCGTTTCTCCTTCTGTCCACGGTTTGATTTGCTATGCACAAGCCACTAGGCTTGTTATATATAACCCTTGCACTAGACGATCCATTACCTTGCCTGAGATCAATACATGTCGAAGACGGCCCATACACTACTACTTGGGGTATGATCCCATCGAAAATGGTTATAAAGTGTTGTGCGCCACGTTAAGAGGTAGGCGTGATATAGTTAAGGAGTTTCGGGTTTTGACTCTGGGAACCGAGAACTCTTGGAAGAtgattaaaaacaatattatttctCACGTTCTATTCGGACAAGAGCTGTGTATAAGTGGTGTTTTGTATTATCAAGCTTGTACTGGCACAGAGAAGAAGGATTTGACAATCATGAGTTTTGATGTTAGGTCAGAAAAACTTTATCCTATCAAAGGACCTAGTAATTTTTTGGGCATTATGTTCAAAGTTGATAAGCTACGAGGGAAAGCTAGCTATAATCTTCTATGAAGAGAACGACGTTAGATTGTGTGTTCTAGAAGATGCTGCTAAGGAGGAATGGTCGACGAAGACTTTTGTTTTGTCTACAGCAATTCGACCTATTAACCGGCACGGAAAGCGTACTGAGACTGATACCGGTGAGATTATACTTGCACCACTGTTATTGCGTGCATCAGTAGTTAACCTTGTCTATTATGATATGAAGACAAGGAGTGAGAAAACAGTTTATATACGAGGAAGCACACGAGGAAACACAGAGAGTACTAAGGGTTATCATGAGTGTTGTTATTGTGTAGAGTCTGTCTCCTCTAATCTGGTAGAGAATCTCATGTTTTTGTAAGAGTTTGGTTATTGCTCAGTAGTTAATAGAACAGATGAAAGGATCATCAGTGATTAAATCCTCCGTGATGTTTATCTTTGTTCTTCAGCTAGTTTGCTTTCTTGTTTAGAAGTTGTTTTTTGAACAAcctgtctttttcttttgatacaGCGAGGTTTGGGCCGAAACCTGTAATCTCCATGATCATagtttctttttacaaaaatgGTCAATTTCATTAAAATGGGAAGAATTTGTAACTTGTTGCAAAAAATTTAATCCTAACTAGATTTACCTAAGCATTAAAAAAACAAGGTAAAGGACcaagttttttaaaaagaaatgtgGTTTCAGttctcactacaagaaaacacgctgatattgagggacattttcctcggtatttcgttGGAATAAgcgtattccgacgaaataccgaggaaaatgtCCCTCGAAAAAATctcctcgaaatttcattttccctcGAAATGTCCTCGAAAAtttgtgacggaatttcgaggaaacacaATTCCGAGGATATTTCGAGGACTGGTACTTCGTCGAAGAGGTCCTCGGTATATATTGAGGAACAactccctcggtatataccgaggattatACCGAGGAAAAAGACCTACGAAAGTTTTCGAGGAAAGAGTTTCGTCGGAAAATTTCGAGGGTCATTTTCCTCGAAAATTTCGAGGACCGTTgttcctcggtatataccgaggacagttgttcctcggaatatattgaaaattatttttttttaaaaaaatatttttgaaatttaaattcgaaaatataaaattaaaatttaaattcgaaaatataaaattaaaatttaaatgaaaacatattatttaaaaattcaaagtcatacaaaacaaaagaaaacatttagagtttttaaaagaaattaaactacgGGGTTTTGGAAGTCCGAGTCTGGCATGGTCGGGAAGTCCacgttggcgttcgggttcatgctcctcatcatcgccatcTTTTGCtcgtttcagcttcctctgtgcctcccagcccgcctcttgactcgccaccatggactccagcgcagatatgcgagcatccttgtccctcatctgactcagaaggacttcttgatcaacatcagtgttatcttgaTCAACATCAGTGTCaaaaccaacacgttttccttccgtgtttagttggaaagcatcagtgttatcttgacaatatggacatgatagccttccatgcgttgtccatccatataacataccatatgctggaaaatcacttattgtccacattagtactgcccgcatttgaaagttttctttacacgaaatatcgtatgtttcagcaccttgagcccatagttgttgcaactcatatattagtggctgaagaaacacatcaagtgatctcttaggatgctctggtccgggaacgagaatggagagaaacaaaaactctcgtcgcaagcacaagtttgggggtaagttgtatggtgtaacaatgactggccatagagaatattgtcttccactcttcccatacgggctgaaaccatcagtacataatccaaggtagacatttcttctctcatacgcaaagtcgggatactttgattggaaatgtttccacgcttttgcatctgaaggatgtctaatctcaccatctgtgagtgctccgcatgccatctcattcgttgcgctgtgcgttctgaaagatacaacctctgcaacctttccgtcaaaggcaaataccacatccttttatatggcactggaactcttccactaGTATTTTTATAAcgaggcttcccacaaaatttgcatgtagtccgctgatcatccgccctccaataaatcatgcagttgtcgctgcatacatctattacctgataagataaaccaaccccagctacgagtttttgaacctcgtagtatgaacctggagctacattatcctcaggtagaatacctttaacaaaattagctatcgcatccacacagtcttcagccaagttataatctgttttaatgcccatcagtctcatagcagatgataaagctgaatga
This portion of the Raphanus sativus cultivar WK10039 unplaced genomic scaffold, ASM80110v3 Scaffold0641, whole genome shotgun sequence genome encodes:
- the LOC130502657 gene encoding putative F-box protein At4g38870; the encoded protein is METQTMMKLTNVNMKSDSLPVDLVMEILKRLPVKTLIRFLSVSKLWASTIRSRDFMKLFLNVSLTRPKGLLFLFRHGYCGLALYPKTHEPSSFTTFHVSFHSSQWSTVSPSVHGLICYAQATTLVIYNPCTRRSIALPEIDTWRRPIRYYLGHDPMENDYKVLCAMLGGTRDLVKEFRVLTLGTESSWKMIENNLISHAPFGRELCINGVLYYQGTDARTYDLTIVSFNVRSEKIYPIKGPSGSSVFMHFESSKLISYEEKLAVLFFAKDVRLCVLEDAAKEEWSMKTFVLSTAISALNGYGNSRSTVTDTGEIITAPRFLHASVVNLDYYDMKTSSERTVYILGNKTEDTVYYVESLSSNLVENLMFL
- the LOC108846939 gene encoding LOW QUALITY PROTEIN: putative F-box protein At4g38870 (The sequence of the model RefSeq protein was modified relative to this genomic sequence to represent the inferred CDS: inserted 2 bases in 1 codon); translated protein: METQMMKLTKGSVKTDLLPLDLMIEILKRLPVKTLIRFISVSKLWASIIRSRDFMKLFMDVSLTRPKGLLFLFGRSGSCGLVLSQNTHESSLVTIFRVSCYSPRYTVSPSVHGLICYAQATRLVIYNPCTRRSITLPEINTCRRRPIHYYLGYDPIENGYKVLCATLRGRRDIVKEFRVLTLGTENSWKMIKNNIISHVLFGQELCISGVLYYQACTGTEKKDLTIMSFDVRSEKLYPIKGPSNXFWALCSKLISYEGKLAIIFYEENDVRLCVLEDAAKEEWSTKTFVLSTAIRPINRHGKRTETDTGEIILAPLLLRASVVNLVYYDMKTRSEKTVYIRGSTRGNTESTKGYHECCYCVESVSSNLVENLMFL